A genome region from Syntrophaceae bacterium includes the following:
- a CDS encoding ABC transporter permease: MNALRDLRISRRFLHVWRRNVRVYRKTWRVSFLPPLLEPLLYILAFGYGLSVLVGDVRWREATVPYVAFIAPALLCIAMMYNAFFETTYGSFVRMYYQKTFDAMLATPLFLDDIIAGEIVWGATKAVIATAIMQAILTLFGLIRYPEGLLILPLSFIAGFAFASIGMVFTAVVKHIDLFNLPIFLFVTPMFLFGGTFFPLETLPAWAQAVAWFLPLTHLVELTRAIGLGRLDPSLPWHLMYLAAFSAVFFPLALVWMRRRLIK; this comes from the coding sequence ATGAACGCTCTGCGCGACCTCCGGATATCCCGCCGCTTTCTCCACGTCTGGCGGCGCAACGTCCGGGTCTACCGGAAGACCTGGCGGGTGAGCTTCCTGCCGCCGCTGCTGGAGCCGCTGCTGTACATCCTCGCCTTCGGCTACGGCCTCAGCGTCCTCGTCGGCGACGTGCGCTGGCGGGAGGCGACGGTCCCCTACGTCGCCTTCATCGCCCCGGCGCTGCTGTGCATCGCCATGATGTACAACGCCTTCTTCGAGACGACCTACGGGTCCTTCGTCCGGATGTACTACCAGAAAACCTTTGACGCCATGCTGGCGACCCCGCTGTTTCTCGACGACATCATCGCGGGCGAGATCGTCTGGGGGGCCACCAAGGCCGTCATCGCCACGGCGATCATGCAGGCCATCCTGACCCTCTTCGGGCTGATCCGCTACCCCGAGGGGCTGCTGATCCTCCCCCTGTCCTTCATCGCCGGGTTCGCCTTCGCGTCGATCGGCATGGTCTTCACGGCCGTCGTCAAGCACATCGACCTGTTCAACCTGCCGATCTTCCTCTTCGTGACGCCCATGTTCCTCTTCGGGGGGACGTTCTTTCCCCTCGAGACCCTGCCCGCGTGGGCGCAGGCCGTCGCCTGGTTCCTGCCGCTCACCCACCTCGTGGAGCTCACCCGCGCGATCGGCCTCGGCCGCCTCGACCCGTCGCTGCCCTGGCACCTGATGTACCTCGCGGCCTTCAGCGCCGTATTCTTCCCGCTGGCCCTCGTATGGATGCGGCGCCGCCTGATCAAGTGA
- a CDS encoding NAD(P)-binding domain-containing protein: MDTNKIAIIGPGRLGTALAYIYGRNGRPVTIYYHDAEVCRAINEEHLNPKHLTNDLARIYGGMSNVPRLAPEVKATNDLERVVNENDFIFLAITMNRLSRLLDYLRPMIAKKRGKTCIISAIKGLVSDEKTKELITPSQMINGDLVHIQHKFKVVAMGGPFFDVDIAMGKPVALTIAGPRSVAQTVRKEILNFDRREITSYYNFDIVGIEACGALKNIVANIKGVTDSMNLGNSIPGTIFARSGVEIRSLARLLGGSFQAFYSQAGVGDLYVTLSSDASKNYRYGKLYYELFDGNPIETDRKVLSRIDGTPEGPNTIRNVYRYLAKKNMYSPIFSCAYHVFNESGDRKQIEERLIESIQFDKRSKEYIGPVSRVLYRLFPNWWYRRDKGLPSMLDF; encoded by the coding sequence TTGGACACGAACAAGATCGCCATCATAGGGCCGGGAAGGCTCGGCACGGCGCTGGCCTACATCTACGGCCGCAACGGCAGGCCCGTGACGATTTACTATCACGACGCCGAGGTGTGCCGTGCGATCAACGAGGAGCACCTCAACCCGAAGCACCTCACCAACGACCTCGCGCGGATCTACGGCGGGATGAGCAATGTCCCGAGGCTTGCCCCGGAGGTGAAGGCGACCAACGACCTCGAACGGGTCGTCAACGAGAACGACTTCATCTTCCTCGCCATCACGATGAACCGCCTGTCGCGCCTGCTCGACTACCTGCGCCCCATGATCGCCAAGAAGCGCGGCAAGACCTGCATCATCTCGGCCATCAAGGGCCTCGTGTCCGACGAAAAGACGAAGGAGCTGATCACCCCGTCACAGATGATCAACGGCGACCTCGTGCACATCCAGCACAAGTTCAAGGTCGTGGCGATGGGGGGGCCGTTTTTCGACGTGGACATTGCCATGGGCAAACCGGTGGCCCTGACCATCGCCGGACCGCGCAGCGTGGCGCAGACCGTCCGGAAGGAAATCCTGAATTTCGACCGGCGGGAGATCACATCCTACTACAATTTCGACATCGTGGGGATCGAGGCCTGCGGGGCCCTCAAGAACATCGTGGCCAACATCAAGGGGGTCACGGACAGCATGAACCTGGGCAACTCCATCCCGGGCACCATCTTTGCGCGCTCGGGGGTCGAGATCCGCTCGCTTGCCAGGCTCCTCGGGGGAAGTTTCCAGGCCTTCTACAGCCAGGCGGGCGTGGGCGACCTCTACGTCACGCTGTCCTCGGATGCCAGCAAGAACTACCGCTACGGAAAGCTCTACTACGAGCTCTTCGACGGCAACCCCATCGAGACGGACCGGAAGGTGCTGAGCCGCATCGACGGCACGCCGGAAGGCCCCAACACGATCCGCAACGTCTACCGCTACCTCGCGAAGAAGAACATGTACAGCCCCATCTTCTCCTGCGCCTACCACGTCTTCAACGAGTCGGGGGACCGCAAGCAGATCGAGGAGAGGCTCATCGAGTCCATCCAGTTCGACAAGCGCTCCAAGGAGTACATCGGCCCCGTCTCCCGCGTCCTGTACCGGCTCTTCCCGAACTGGTGGTACAGGCGTGACAAGGGACTGCCCTCGATGCTCGACTTCTAG
- a CDS encoding ATP-binding cassette domain-containing protein gives MLDYVIEAENLKKTFGAFTAVDGITFRARRGECFGILGPNGAGKTSTIRMIYGFSPLSGGTLRVLGHDVSRRRGLRKLKYRIGVCQQENNLDPELSVLQNLEVFASYFDIPGPKATERALELLQFIALESRRDAAIPDLSGGLMRRVVLARALINEPDLLILDEPTTGLDPQSRHQLWERLEGLRARGISILLTTHYMEEAARLCDRLIIMDRGRILVEGRPRDLIRDHAGKDIIEVGEPGEALRTFVRDRGLRHDDLGHRIIIYCDERDRLYREISEQYCRDGCILRAATLEDVFLKLTGRELRE, from the coding sequence GTGTTGGACTACGTCATCGAGGCCGAGAACCTGAAAAAAACCTTCGGCGCCTTCACCGCCGTCGACGGGATCACCTTCCGGGCCCGGCGCGGGGAGTGCTTCGGCATCCTCGGGCCCAACGGCGCCGGCAAGACCTCGACGATCCGGATGATCTACGGCTTCTCGCCCCTGTCGGGCGGCACCCTGCGCGTCCTCGGGCATGACGTCTCCCGGCGGCGCGGGCTTCGCAAGCTCAAGTACCGCATCGGCGTCTGCCAGCAGGAAAACAACCTCGACCCCGAGCTGTCGGTCCTGCAGAACCTCGAGGTGTTCGCGTCCTACTTCGACATCCCCGGCCCGAAGGCGACCGAGAGGGCCCTCGAGCTGCTGCAGTTCATCGCCCTCGAGAGCCGCAGGGACGCGGCGATCCCCGATCTCTCGGGGGGCCTGATGCGGCGGGTGGTCCTCGCCCGGGCGCTGATCAACGAGCCCGACCTGCTGATCCTCGACGAGCCCACGACGGGCCTCGACCCCCAGTCGCGCCACCAGCTCTGGGAGCGCCTCGAGGGGCTCCGGGCGCGCGGCATCTCCATCCTGCTGACGACGCACTACATGGAGGAGGCCGCACGTCTCTGCGACCGGCTCATCATCATGGACCGCGGCAGGATCCTCGTGGAGGGAAGGCCCCGGGACCTGATCCGGGACCACGCGGGAAAGGACATCATCGAGGTGGGCGAACCCGGCGAGGCGCTGCGCACGTTCGTGCGGGACCGCGGGCTGCGGCACGACGACCTGGGTCACCGCATCATCATATACTGCGACGAGCGGGACCGGCTCTACCGCGAGATCAGCGAACAGTACTGCCGCGACGGCTGCATCCTGCGGGCGGCCACCCTGGAGGATGTCTTTCTGAAGCTCACGGGGAGGGAGCTGCGGGAATGA
- a CDS encoding 4Fe-4S binding protein — protein MEDWTTPRLDPDRCTGCGLCLDVCPSDVLALVNGTITLRRDGCFGCDHCAAVCPAGAITVESVSTGHIALATVETGGRWLPFGEFDTALLVRLLASRRSCRRYTDEPVPRAALDDLARTGAMAPSGTNSQRWTFTIVPDRQAMLAFGRLVARFYERLNRLAANPAARLFSKLFLRDRLGFYYRRYHDQVRDALREFEETGRDRLFHGATAAIVIATRPGASCPREDALLAAQNIALAAHAMGIGSCLIGFAVEAMRRDPSIPRALGIPADETVHAVVALGRPAVTYLRPAGRKPPVIRYAFPSKT, from the coding sequence ATGGAGGACTGGACGACACCCCGGCTCGATCCGGACCGGTGCACCGGCTGCGGTCTGTGCCTCGATGTCTGCCCGTCCGACGTTCTTGCCCTGGTGAACGGGACGATCACCCTGCGGCGGGACGGCTGCTTCGGCTGCGATCACTGCGCCGCCGTCTGCCCCGCCGGGGCCATCACGGTCGAATCCGTCAGCACGGGCCACATTGCGCTTGCCACGGTCGAAACGGGCGGTCGTTGGCTCCCCTTCGGGGAGTTCGACACCGCCCTGCTCGTCCGCCTCCTCGCCTCGCGGCGCTCGTGCCGCCGCTACACCGACGAGCCCGTCCCCAGGGCCGCCCTCGATGACCTCGCCCGGACCGGCGCCATGGCCCCTTCGGGCACCAACAGCCAGCGCTGGACCTTCACGATCGTTCCCGACCGGCAGGCCATGCTCGCCTTCGGCCGGCTCGTGGCCCGCTTCTACGAGCGGCTCAACCGCCTGGCCGCAAACCCGGCCGCCCGACTCTTCTCGAAGCTCTTCCTGAGGGACCGGCTGGGGTTCTACTACCGCCGCTACCACGACCAGGTCCGGGACGCCCTCCGCGAGTTCGAGGAGACGGGCCGCGACAGGCTGTTCCACGGCGCCACGGCGGCGATCGTCATCGCGACGAGGCCCGGCGCATCCTGCCCGCGGGAGGACGCGCTGCTGGCGGCGCAGAACATCGCGCTGGCCGCCCATGCCATGGGCATCGGGTCGTGCCTCATCGGCTTCGCCGTCGAGGCCATGCGCCGCGACCCCTCCATCCCGCGCGCCCTGGGCATCCCGGCCGACGAGACCGTCCACGCCGTCGTCGCCCTCGGCAGGCCCGCCGTCACCTACCTGCGGCCCGCCGGCCGAAAGCCCCCCGTGATCCGGTATGCTTTCCCGTCGAAAACATGA